In one Nicotiana tomentosiformis chromosome 6, ASM39032v3, whole genome shotgun sequence genomic region, the following are encoded:
- the LOC104092155 gene encoding cullin-1-like produces the protein MTMNQMKTIELEEGWEFMQKGITKLKIILEGSPDSFSSEEYMMLYTTIYNMCTQKPPHDYSQQLYEKYKEAFEEYINSTVLSSLREKHDEFMLRELVKRWANHKLMVRWLSRFFHYLDRYFIARRSLPALNEVGLTCFRDLVYQELKSKARDAVIALIDQEREGEQIDRALLKNVLGIFVEIGMGEMEYYENDFEDAMLKDTAAYYSRKASNWIVEDSCPDYMLKAEECLKKEKDRVSHYLHSSSEAKLLEKVQNELLVVYTNQLLEKEHSGCRALLIDDKVEDLSRMYRLFHRIPKGLEPVANMFKQHVTAEGMVLVQQAEDSASNKAESSSGSQEQVFVRKVIELHDKYMAYVTNCFANNSLFHKALKEAFEVFCNKVVAGCSSAELLASYCDNILKKGGSEKLSDDAIEETLDKVVKLLAYISDKDLFAEFYRKKLSRRLLFDKSANDDHERLILTKLKQQCGGQFTSKMEGMVTDLTLAKENQNHFQEYLSNNSAANPGIDLTVTVLTTGFWPSYKSSDLSLPVEMVKCVEVFKEFYQTKTKHRKLTWIYSLGTCNINGKFEPKTIELIVGTYQAAALLLFNASDRLSYSDIKSQLNLADDDLVRLLQSLSCAKYKILTKEPTSRTVSSTDHFEFNSKFTDRMRRIRIPLPPVDERKKVVEDVDKDRRYAIDACIVRIMKSRKVLPHSQLVSECVEQLSRMFKPDFKAIKKRIEDLITRDYLERDKENPNLFKYLA, from the exons ATGACGATGAACCAGATGAAGACTATTGAGTTGGAGGAAGGATGGGAGTTCATGCAGAAGGGAAtcacaaaattaaaaataattttagaaGGGAGTCCAGATTCATTTAGTTCTGAAGAGTACATGATGCTCTACAC CACTATCTATAACATGTGTACACAGAAGCCGCCTCATGATTACTCTCAGCAGCTATATGAGAAATACAAGGAAGCTTTTGAAGAATACATCAATTCTACA GTTCTGTCTTCTTTGAGAGAGAAGCATGATGAGTTTATGCTGAGGGAGCTTGTAAAAAGATGGGCAAATCATAAACTTATGGTCAGATGGCTTTCACGGTTCTTCCATTATCTTGATCGGTATTTTATTGCTCGAAGGTCACTCCCAGCACTTAATGAAGTTGGTCTGACGTGCTTCCGTGATTTG GTTTATCAGGAGTTGAAAAGTAAAGCAAGAGATGCAGTTATAGCACTG ATTGATCAAGAACGTGAGGGTGAGCAGATTGATAGAGCTTTATTGAAGAATGTGCTTGGTATATTTGTCGAAATTGGAATGGGGGAGATGGAGTACTACGAAAATGACTTTGAAGATGCCATGCTTAAAGATACTGCCGCATATTATTCTCGAAAAGCATCAAACTGGATTGTGGAAGATTCTTGTCCAGATTATATGTTGAAG GCAGAAGAGTGCTTGAAAAAAGAGAAGGATAGAGTGTCTCATTATTTACACTCTAGCAGCGAGGCAAAACTTCTGGAG AAAGTTCAAAATGAGTTATTGGTTGTATATACCAATCAATTGCTTGAGAAGGAGCATTCTGGATGCCGAGCTCTGCTTATAGACGATAAG GTAGAGGATTTATCTCGAATGTATAGGTTATTCCACAGAATCCCTAAAGGGTTGGAACCAGTTGCAAATATGTTTAAGCAG CATGTCACTGCTGAAGGCATGGTCTTGGTGCAACAGGCCGAAGACTCAGCAAGTAACAAG GCTGAAAGTTCCAGTGGTTCACAGGAGCAG GTATTTGTTAGGAAGGTTATTGAGCTGCATGACAAGTATATGGCATATGTGACCAACTGTTTTGCAAATAACTCTCTCTTTCACAAG GCTCTAAAAGAGGCATTTGAGGTCTTCTGTAACAAAGTTGTTGCTGGCTGTTCTAGTGCAGAGCTCCTTGCTTCTTATTGTGATAATATCCTTAAGAAGGGTGGGAGTGAAAAACTTAGTGATGATGCTATTGAGGAAACATTGGATAAG GTGGTAAAGCTTCTAGCATATATCAGTGACAAAGACCTGTTTGCTGAGTTCTACAG GAAGAAGCTTTCTCGTCGATTGCTTTTTGATAAAAGTGCCAATGACGACCATGAAAGGCTTATCTTAACAAAGTTAAAGCAGCAGTGTGGTGGGCAGTTTACGTCAAAGATGGAGGGAATG GTGACAGACTTGACATTAGCGAAAGAAAATCAGAACCACTTTCAGGAATATCTCAGCAACAACTCGGCAGCTAATCCTGGAATAGATTTGACTGTCACAGTTCTTACAACTGGCTTTTGGCCTAGTTATAAATCTTCTGATCTGAGTCTCCCCGTGGAAATG GTGAAGTGTGTAgaagtcttcaaggaattttatCAGACAAAAACGAAACACAGGAAATTGACCTGGATTTATTCATTGGGTACATGTAACATCAATGGCAAGTTTGAACCAAAAACTATTGAGCTGATTGTGGGAACTTACCAG GCTGCTGCTCTATTACTGTTTAATGCTTCGGATAGATTGAGTTACTCAGATATCAAAAGTCAGTTAAATTTGGCAGACGATGACTTAGTCAGATTGCTTCAATCCCTGTCATGTGCTAAGTATAAAATTCTGACTAAAGAGCCTACCAGTAGAACTGTTTCGTCAACAGATCATTTTGAATTCAACTCCAAGTTTACTGACAGAATGAGGAGGATTAGG ATCCCTTTGCCTCCTGTAGATGAAAGGAAAAAAGTGGTCGAGGATGTTGACAAGGACAGACGTTATGCAATTGATGCTTGTATTGTGCGCATAATGAAGAGCCGGAAGGTGCTTCCCCATTCGCAGCTCGTGTCCGAGTGTGTTGAGCAATTGAGCCGCATGTTTAAG CCTGATTTCAAAGCAATCAAAAAGCGGATTGAAGATCTTATCACCCGGGACTACTTGGAAAGGGACAAAGAGAACCCAAACTTGTTCAAGTACTTGGCCTGA
- the LOC104092154 gene encoding BTB/POZ domain-containing protein At1g03010-like, which yields MGVVTVAELKTNISVKRSRAHLTEWPISDVSSDLTIDVGAASFALHKFPLVSRSGRIRKLLLEAKDSKMSRLNLPGLPGGSEAFELAAKFCYGANIEITISNVAMLRCAASFLEMTEDISDKNLEIRTEVFLKDTVFPNISNSVSVLHSCEKLLPISEEVKLTSRLINAIANNACKEQLTSGFLKLEHNFPFKPIKSLDIETASDWWGKSLIVLNLELFQRVLSAFKMKGLKQDIISRILINYAQNSLQGLIVKDPRLVKGSFLDLDLQKKQRVTVETIVSLLPTPSRRSTVPIAFLSSLLKSAIVASASTSCRSDLERRIGLQLHQAILEDILIPGNGNGNNHSPLYDTDSILRIFSIFLNLDEDDVEDNQLRDECGMVFDFDSPGSPKQSSILKVSKLLDNYLTEVALDSNLTPLKFTALAELLPDHARLVDDGLYRAVDIFLKVHPNIKDSERYKLCKTIDCQKLSQEGCSHAAQNERLPVQMAVQVLYFEQIRLRNAMNGGQNQLFFGSMNSQFPHRSGSGVGSGCISPRDNYASVRRENRELKLEVTRMRMRLTDLEKDHVSMKQELVKPHPANKLFKSFTKKLSKLNAIFQIKDSKTVVGKANSESRFPFQRRRHHSVS from the exons ATGGGAGTAGTTACAGTTGCTGAACTGAAGACAAACATATCTGTGAAGAGGTCTAGAGCCCATCTTACTGAATG GCCAATATCTGATGTTTCTAGTGATCTTACAATAGATGTAGGAGCTGCTAGTTTTGCCCTTCACAAG TTCCCTTTAGTATCTCGAAGTGGAAGGATAAGAAAGCTGCTGCTTGAGGCAAAAGATTCAAAGATGTCAAGACTGAATCTTCCTGGTCTTCCAGGTGGATCTGAAGCATTTGAACTCGCTGCGAAGTTCTGTTATGGAGCGAACATTGAGATTACCATATCAAATGTTGCAATGCTAAGATGTGCAGCCAGTTTCCTGGAAATGACAGAAGACATCTCCGATAAAAACCTGGAAATACGAACCGAAGTTTTCTTAAAGGACACAGTATTCCCAAACATATCCAACTCAGTGTCTGTTCTTCACAGCTGTGAGAAACTACTACCAATATCAGAAGAAGTCAAACTCACAAGTAGGTTAATCAATGCTATTGCAAATAATGCTTGTAAAGAGCAACTTACATCTGGTTTTTTGAAATTGGAGCATAATTTCCCATTCAAACCTATTAAAAGCCTTGATATAGAGACAGCGTCGGACTGGTGGGGCAAATCACTAATTGTGCTGAACCTGGAATTGTTTCAGAGGGTTTTATCTGCATTTAAAATGAAAGGTCTTAAACAAGATATTATAAGTAGAATCTTGATTAACTATGCCCAAAATTCTCTTCAGGGACTCATTGTTAAGGATCCTCGTTTGGTTAAAGGAAGTTTCTTGGATTTGGATCTACAAAAGAAACAAAGGGTCACCGTTGAAACAATAGTTAGCTTGCTACCAACACCGTCGAGGAGAAGTACAGTCCCAATAGCCTTTCTTTCGAGCTTGTTAAAATCTGCAATAGTAGCATCAGCATCTACTTCTTGTAGATCTGATCTAGAAAGGCGCATTGGTCTACAACTACATCAAGCGATTCTTGAGGATATTCTCATACCTGGAAATGGGAATGGAAACAACCATAGCCCTTTGTATGACACTGATTCAATCTTAAGGATATTTTCCATTTTCTTAAATTTGGATGAGGATGATGTAGAAGATAACCAACTAAGAGATGAATGCGGAATGGTTTTTGACTTTGACAGCCCTGGATCTCCCAAGCAAAGCTCAATTCTTAAGGTTTCAAAATTACTGGACAATTATCTCACAGAAGTTGCACTAGATTCAAATCTAACACCATTAAAGTTTACAGCACTGGCGGAGTTACTTCCAGACCATGCCCGTTTAGTTGATGATGGACTGTATCGAGCTGTAGATATTTTCCTCAAG GTTCATCCGAACATAAAGGACTCAGAACGGTATAAACTCTGCAAAACTATTGATTGCCAGAAACTATCACAAGAAGGCTGCAGTCATGCTGCACAAAACGAGCGGTTACCTGTACAAATGGCAGTTCAAGTGCTGTATTTTGAACAAATCAGACTGAGAAATGCAATGAATGGGGGACAAAACCAGTTATTCTTTGGGTCAATGAACAGTCAGTTTCCTCATCGTTCAGGCAGTGGAGTAGGAAGCGGATGCATTTCTCCGAGAGATAATTATGCATCAGTGAGGAGAGAAAATAGAGAATTGAAGCTTGAGGTAACAAGAATGAGAATGAGGCTTACAGATTTAGAAAAAGATCATGTGTCTATGAAACAGGAGCTAGTAAAACCACATCCTGCCAATAAGTTATTCAAGTCATTTACCAAGAAATTGAGTAAGCTCAATGCAATATTCCAAATAAAGGATTCAAAGACAGTAGTGGGAAAAGCAAATTCAGAAAGTCGGTTTCCTTTTCAGAGGAGAAGACATCATTCAGTTTCTTGA